From a single Nymphaea colorata isolate Beijing-Zhang1983 chromosome 4, ASM883128v2, whole genome shotgun sequence genomic region:
- the LOC116253506 gene encoding phosphoenolpyruvate carboxylase 4-like: MQFSFLDAVSAIDKENYVPTSIEVSAHVREVLDTFRVAAELGSESFGAYVISMASNASDVLAGELLQKDARLTVSGELGRTCAGGTLCDHCLRH; encoded by the exons ATGCAATTTAGTTTCCTGGATGCAGTTAGTGCTATTGATAAGGAGAACTATGTCCCCACAAGCATCGAG GTTTCTGCTCATGTAAGAGAGGTTCTGGATACTTTCCGTGTTGCAGCTGAACTCGGGAGTGAGTCATTTGGAGCATATGTGATTTCTATGGCCTCCAAT GCTAGTGACGTTTTGGCAGGTGAGCTACTTCAAAAGGATGCAAGGCTCACTGTCAgtggggagctaggccgaactTGTGCAGGGGGAAC GTTGTGTGACCATTGTTTGAGACACTAA
- the LOC126410006 gene encoding uncharacterized protein LOC126410006, which yields MEFVPSMQLSGSETWKLAPWLQLGIERCRWKWSEEIRVHISIASSSANYSKVAVAANGNLLIRSDNLHESATEHNSLLRIRCSWEITVRPLRYVVDLMLPMEGRELKEWGVAGV from the exons ATGGAGTTCGTCCCATCGATGCAGTTATCGGGTAGCGAGACATGGAAGCTGGCACCTTGGCTTCAACTGGGCATAGAACGGTGCAGGTGGAAATGGAGTGAGGAAATCAGAGTGCACATCAGCATAGCTTCCTCGAGTGCTAATTATAGTAAAGTTGCAGTAGCTGCAAATG GTAACTTGTTGATTCGGTCAGATAATTTACATGAATCTGCTACTGAACACAACTCTCTGCTAAGGATACGATGCTCATGGGAAATCACTGTCCGGCCATTGAGGTATGTCGTCGATCTGATGCTTCCCATGGAGGGACGGGAGCTCAAAGAATGGGGGGTCGCAGGAGTTTGA
- the LOC116252953 gene encoding uncharacterized protein LOC116252953, which translates to MAAGIASMCMPDLARSRLLTVTSLKSPPCISFRLLKDPASRGLLSCSTSLLQFQNLSYTAPRAINSALGPMEGPEKFNFSQAADAAKNLWEGCPQPVKIFPWKKALVSYLNLIFGLVYGVVKYLSIPLLAISSLSEMSYCAHEKKMKLIPIPLLAGAVMAGILKNSMVEASQDLEGGDFPWHLLAIAVFFLFLKLLGPYYPYWGRIFIPHFANGGLWRVLWFTFIWYRQPRESSKRMDISLGNNQSL; encoded by the exons ATGGCAGCTGGAATTGCTTCAATGTGTATGCCTGATTTGGCCCGCTCCAGACTTCTGACGGTCACATCGTTGAAATCCCCCCCATGCATTTCTTTCCGGCTACTCAAG GACCCAGCATCCCGAGGGCTTTTATCTTGTTCAACCTCTCTGCTGCAATTCCAGAACTTGAGCTACACTGCACCCCGTGCAATAAATTCAGCTTTAGGACCTATGGAGGGCCctgagaaattcaatttcagCCAGGCAGCTGATGCAGCGAAAAATTTGTGGGAAGGTTGCCCCCAACCTGTGAAGATTTTTCCGTGGAAGAAAGCTCTTGTCAGCTACTTGAACCTTATCTTTGGACTTGTTTATGGAGTGGTTAAGTACCTTTCTATACCTTTGCTGGCTATTTCATCACTAAGTGAGATGTCATACTGTGCacatgagaagaaaatgaaacttatACCCATACCCCTATTAGCTGGAGCTGTTATGGCAGGAATTTTGAAGAATTCGATGGTTGAAGCCTCTCAGGACCTCGAG GGGGGAGATTTTCCATGGCATTTGTTGGCAATAGCGGTCTTCTTTCTGTTTCTCAAGCTACTTGGACCGTATTATCCATACTGGGGACGCATATTTATCCCCCACTTTGCTAATGGTGGACTGTGGAGAGTACTTTGGTTCACATTCATCTGGTACAGACAGCCTCGAGAATCATCAAAGAGAATGGACATATCTCTGGGAAATAACCAGTCGTTGTAG